A stretch of Phragmites australis chromosome 12, lpPhrAust1.1, whole genome shotgun sequence DNA encodes these proteins:
- the LOC133886532 gene encoding uncharacterized protein LOC133886532: MLDGGEAVWSTTVRAGGNVCDEAEGGDPRPSQHVVAAMLDGGEAGSEYRGEAGGEVNGEAEGGTSATPLPFSRGDARCKRGWLEHRSKAGGEVDGEAEEGTSATPSAGATTLFNKGGAVQSTAVRAGGNVYGEVEGGNPRPSQHVVAVMLDRGEACSECHGEDKGEFDGKVVGGASTTPSSCSHGDARPMQCGSECHDEAGGGASATPSTGAVVTRDGGSAVRSPTTTRLKGGRAIQSPATVARGDVDGEAEGGASVTPSAGAAVRLDEGSAVWIPATARLDRGRAIRSTSTRATGEVDGDVEGVSP, translated from the coding sequence ATGCTCGATGGAGGCGAGGCCGTCTGGAGCACCACAGTTAGGGCCGGAGGCAATGTCTGcgacgaggctgagggaggtgaTCCGCGACCCTCTCAGCATGTAGTCGCGGCGATGCTCGATGGAGGTGAGGCAGGTTCGGAGTACCGCGGCGAGGCTGGAGGTGAAGTcaatggcgaggctgagggaggcacaTCCGCGACCCCCTTACCATTTAGTCGAGGTGATGCTCGATGCAAGCGAGGCTGGCTGGAGCATCGCAGCAAGGCTGGAGGTGAAGttgacggcgaggctgaggaaggcacgtctgcgaccccctcagcaggTGCCACGACGTTGTTCAACAAAGGTGGGGCTGTCCAGAGCACTGCAGTGAGGGCTGGAGGCAATGTCTATGGCGAGGTTGAGGGAGGCAATCCACGACCCTCTCAGCATGTAGTCGCTGTAATGCTTGACAGAGGCGAGGCCTGTTCAGAGTGTCATGGCGAGGACAAAGGCGAATTCGATGGCAAGGTTGTGGGAGGCGCGTCCACGACTCCCTCATCATGTAGTCACGGTGATGCTCGACCCATGCAGTGCGGTTCAGAGTGTCACGATGAGGCCGGAGGAGGCgcgtctgcgaccccctcaacAGGAGCCGTGGTGACACGCGACGGAGGTAGTGCGGTTCGGAGCCCTACGACAACGAGGCTCAAGGGAGGTAGGGCTATTCAGAGCCCCGCGACGGTGGCCAGAGGTGATgtcgatggcgaggctgagggaggcgcgtccgtgaccccctcagcgggAGCCGCGGTAAGGCTTGACGAAGGCAGTGCGGTCTGGATCCCCGCAACGGCGAGGCTCgacagaggcagggccatccggagcacCTCGACGAGGGCAAcaggtgaagtcgatggcgaTGTCGAGGGAGTCAGTCCCTAA